The genomic segment CTGGTGAGAACCGGCAGGCCGCAGGCCAAGGCCTCCAGAGCCGCGTTGGGAAAGGGATCGTAGAGAGTGGGCAGGGCGAAGACATCGGCGGCGCCGTAACAGGGCCGCACGTCGGGCTGGCCGCCAAGAAAATGGGTGCGCCGGGCCAAGCCCAGACGAGCCGCCAGGGCCTGCATCGCCGCCGCCCGCTTGTCCTTGCCCACCACCAGCAAATGGACCTCGGCCGGGAGCCGGGCCAGGGCCGCCAGCAACTGAGGCAGGCCCTTGCGCTCGAAGCCGGAGCCCACGTAAAGCACCACCGGCGCCTCCAGGGGAATACCCAGCTTCTGCCGCAACGATGCGCGATGCTCGGCGCGCAAGCCGGGATGGAAGTGATCCAGATCCACGCCGTTGTGGATCACATGGAGCCGGTCCATGGGCACCTGAAAACGCTGGGCGATGTCGTCCCGCACCATGGCGGAATTGCAGATCACGGCCCGCAGGGCCGGATGGCGGAACATGGCGGCTTCCGCCGCCAGGATGTAGTGATGCCAGGGATGGATGCGGGTAGCGAGCCTTGCCAGGGGAGACTGCACCCGGGCCCGCAACTCCAGCCAGGTGGCATGGACGCCGTCCCCGGCGCGATAGACATGACAGCCCGGAATACGCTCGTGGCTCTGGACCAGATCGAACTCGCCCCTGGCGATGATGTTTTGCACGCCATGGGAAAAACCGGCGTCACGCCACAGGCGGCCGAGATGAAAAGGATTGCAGATGCGCACCGCACGACCTTCGGCAGCCTCGCTGGTCTTCCACTGACGGGTGATCAGGGTCACCGCGATTCCCTGCTGCTGGAGCGCCCCCAGAGCCCGCTCGACGAAACGCTCCGCACCGCCGTAGGGATTGTATTTCTGCCGTACCAGAGCCAACTTCACGATTTCAGCAATTCCTCGCAGGCCTTCAGCACTTGTGCCACCGGCAGGGTCACCAGGCAGTCGCTGATCTTGCTGCCGCCGCAGCCATCCAGACCGCAGGGGCGGCAGGAGTGTTCGGTGCTGGACACCACCCGGTGGGGGGTCATCCAGGGGCTCCACTCCTTGTCGCCGGAAGGGCCGAACAGGGCCACCGTGGGAGTGCCCATGGCGGCAGCGATGTGCATGGGTGCAGAATCCACACCGACGAAAAGCCGGGCCCGACCGGCCAGGGCGGCCAGTTCCCGCAGGGAGAGCCGGCCGGACAGGTCCACGAACTCGGCCCGGCTGCGGACCCGGATCGCCGCCACCAGTTCCCGCTCCCGCTCGTCCGGGGCGGCGGTGAGTACCAGGGCGTGGCCCTGGCGATGGAGTTCATCGGCCAGGGCCGCCATGGACTCGACGGGCCAGCATTTGAACAGCCAGCGGGAGGCCGGATGCAGGTGGATGAAGCTACCGGGAGCAAGCTTCGCCCCGCCCAGCAGGGCTTCCACCCGGGTCTCCGCCGCCCTACCCGGCACCAGCACCAGGCGGCGCGCCTCCGGTGCCGGGTGAAGACCGAGCACCCGCAGGGCATCCAGGTTCTTCTCCACCGTGTGGCGCAGGGCATGGCCGGGCTGGGCGTAGAGATGGCTGAAGCTGTTGCGCCAGAAGTCGCCCCGCCCTCGCTGCCGGGGCGCCACGCTCCAGCGGGGCCTGAGTAGCCGGGCCAGCCAGGCCCCACGCCGGTGTTCGGTGAGGTGAATCACCAGCTCGTAACCACGCCCCCGCAGAGCGGACAGCAATGCACCCTCGGCCCGCGCTTGCGCCAGCAGCCCCTGGCGCTTCCAGTTGCGGTCGATGACATGACACTGGGCGATGGCCGGATGCTCCTCCAGCATGGGGGCGGTATCGGCATAGACCAGGGCGTCGATCTCGCAGCCGGGGGCTGCGGACTGGAGGGCCGAAAACACCGGGGAGGAAAGCAGTACATCGCCATGGTGGCGCAGTTTGATCACCAGGGCCCGGCGCAGGCCGGAAAAATCGATGGGGGTCTGTGACATGGTGGCATTGTGCCAGAGGCCACACCTTGCAAGGCAGACAGCCATGGAGGCATAGTTGGAGCTTTATTCGAATCCCCAAACCATTCCATGAACAAAGTACTGAAAGACCTGTGGAGTTTCGTGGCCCTGGCCCTAATCCTGATCGGCATCGGCAGCGTGTCCTTCCATCTGCTAAAGACCGACGGCTGGCTGGAGCAAATGGCGGGCAAATTATGGGATGCGCAAATCGAACATCCTCTGATCATGACCCCAATCATCCTGGGAGCCCTGGGCCTGGGCTGGGCCTGTCTAACCGGCCATCTAGTAATCGATGGCAAGAATCGCCTGGGAGACCTGGTGGTCTTCGCCCTGATGCTGGTGGGTGGCTACTACGTGCACTACTGGATGCAACTGATCTAACGGGCATGCCCGTTGGCCCTCGTCCTCGCCCCCGCCTGGGGGGGCGAGCTTCGTGAGTCGCTGACGCGACTTGTACGTGACGGGATCAGATCACGATGTAGCGGTGGGCACGTTCTTCCCGTGCCACCGCTTCGCGGACCTCACCCCGTGTGATGCTTACCAGCAACACCGTCCAGCGCCGCCGGTCACGTCCCACCAGTTCTGGAAAAACAATACGTTCGGCGTTGGTTGGAGCGGCGTCCGTCGGGCACAGTACCCCCATCGGATCTACGGTACGGGGGATCTGTTTCAGATAAAGAGCCGATTCCGGCGTCGCCAGCCACTCCGCCAGCGCCTGCAACTGGCGTTCCGGGGTTAGTTGCAGCACCAGTTTTTCCAGGTTCTGCTCGACCACTCGGGCCTCTTCACTACCCCGCCGCAGCCGCAGTTCCCCAGCCAATTCCTCCCGCTGCCGACGCAGGCTCGCCAGCCGTTCCGCGTACTGGTGCAACAGGCTGTCGAAAGCGGCCTGACGCAAACGCATCCGCACCGTCTCCAGGTCGGCTTCCAGGCTGGAGACGGTATG from the Denitratisoma oestradiolicum genome contains:
- the rfaQ gene encoding putative lipopolysaccharide heptosyltransferase III, which codes for MSQTPIDFSGLRRALVIKLRHHGDVLLSSPVFSALQSAAPGCEIDALVYADTAPMLEEHPAIAQCHVIDRNWKRQGLLAQARAEGALLSALRGRGYELVIHLTEHRRGAWLARLLRPRWSVAPRQRGRGDFWRNSFSHLYAQPGHALRHTVEKNLDALRVLGLHPAPEARRLVLVPGRAAETRVEALLGGAKLAPGSFIHLHPASRWLFKCWPVESMAALADELHRQGHALVLTAAPDERERELVAAIRVRSRAEFVDLSGRLSLRELAALAGRARLFVGVDSAPMHIAAAMGTPTVALFGPSGDKEWSPWMTPHRVVSSTEHSCRPCGLDGCGGSKISDCLVTLPVAQVLKACEELLKS
- a CDS encoding glycosyltransferase family 4 protein, with translation MKLALVRQKYNPYGGAERFVERALGALQQQGIAVTLITRQWKTSEAAEGRAVRICNPFHLGRLWRDAGFSHGVQNIIARGEFDLVQSHERIPGCHVYRAGDGVHATWLELRARVQSPLARLATRIHPWHHYILAAEAAMFRHPALRAVICNSAMVRDDIAQRFQVPMDRLHVIHNGVDLDHFHPGLRAEHRASLRQKLGIPLEAPVVLYVGSGFERKGLPQLLAALARLPAEVHLLVVGKDKRAAAMQALAARLGLARRTHFLGGQPDVRPCYGAADVFALPTLYDPFPNAALEALACGLPVLTSPGSGAAELVSPDCGAVVDALDPAAQAEAIAGLLAGAAEARAQAARAAAETCSLSDMTGKLIALYRTLP